The Bombus vancouverensis nearcticus chromosome 17, iyBomVanc1_principal, whole genome shotgun sequence genome has a window encoding:
- the zip gene encoding myosin heavy chain 10 isoform X2 has protein sequence MADVDSRVDHSDPELRFLSVDRNNFNDPATQAEWTQKKLVWVPHETQGFVAAGIKGERGDEVEVEIAETGKRVLVAKDDIQKMNPPKFDKVEDMAELTCLNEASVLHNLKDRYYSGLIYTYSGLFCVVVNPYKRLPIYTEKIMERYKGIKRHEVPPHVFAITDTAYRSMLQDREDQSILCTGESGAGKTENTKKVIQYLAYVAASKPKSNATPSPALIIGELEQQLLQANPILEAFGNAKTVKNDNSSRFGKFIRINFDASGYIAGANIETYLLEKSRAIRQAKDERTFHIFYQLLAGASADQKKEFILEDPKHYPFLSNGALPVPGVDDSAEFFSTVKSMHIMGMTNEDFSSIFRIVSAVMLFGSMQFRQERNSDQATLPDNTVAQKISHLLGLSVTEMTKAFLKPRIKVGRDFVTKAQTKEQVEFAVEAISKACYERMFRWLVNRINRSLDRTKRQGASFIGILDMAGFEIFELNSFEQLCINYTNEKLQQLFNHTMFILEQEEYQREGIEWKFIDFGLDLQPTIDLIDKPMGIMALLDEECWFPKATDKTFVEKLVGAHSVHPKFMKTDFRGVADFAIIHYAGKVDYSAAKWLMKNMDPLNENVVSLLQNSQDPFVCHIWKDAEIVGMAQQALTDTQFGARTRKGMFRTVSQLYKEQLAKLMVTLRNTNPNFVRCIIPNHEKKAGKIDAPLVLDQLRCNGVLEGIRICRQGFPNRIPFQEFRQRYELLTPNAIPKGFMDGKKACEKMIQALELDPNLYRVGQSKIFFRAGVLAHLEEERDYKITDIIVNFQAFCRGFLARRNYQKRLQQLNAIRIIQRNCAAYLKLRNWQWWRLYTKVKPLLEVTKQEEKLTQKEDELKQVRDKLEMQLHSAQEYERKYQQAMEEKTMLAEQLQAEVELCAEAEEMRARLAARKQELEEILHDLETRIEEEEERSAGLTQEKKKLQLNISDLEEQLEEEEAARQKLQLEKVQCDAKIKKLEEDLALSEDTNQKLLKEKKILEERANDLSQTLAEEEEKAKHLSKLKAKHEATIADLEERLLKDHQQRQEVDRSKRKIETEVSDLKEQLAERKTQVEELQLQLGKREEELNQVMAKMDEEGAAKAQAQKALRELESQLAELQEDLEAEKAARGKAEKLKRDLNEELEALKNELLDSLDTTAAQQELRSKREQELATLKKNLEEETSIHEATLADMRHKHTQELTALNEQMDALKKTKAVLEKAKGTLEAENADLATELRSVGASRQESDRRRKQAEQQLAEVNAKLAEVERNRQELIERVTKLQQESESIMQQLEAAELKASAALKASATCESQFTELQQQLEEETRQKLALSSKLRALESEKESLHDQLEEEEEAKRCLDKQVMGLTVQLAEAKKRVEEETEAATALEEARKRCMKDIEALQRQVEELQAANDKLDKSKKKIQAELEDSIIELEAQRAKVLELEKKQKNFDKVLAEEKAVSEQYAEQRDAAEREAREKETRVLSLTRELDEMNEKVEELERIRRGLQSELDELVNNQGTADKNVHELEKAKRALESQLAEQRSQVEELEDELQFTEDAKLRLEVNMQALRAQFERDLQAKEEQAEEKRRGLVKQLRDLEAELEDERKQRAAAIAQRKKMEADYKDIEQQLEMHNKVKEDALKQLKKLQVQIKDCTRETEEARAARDELAASAKETERKVKSLEADLMQLTEDYASSERARRAAENERDELQEELNNNANKGTLMLDEKRRLEARIATLEEELEEEQSNGELLMDRARKAQITIEQLTNDLTTERSTTQKLESHKLLLERQNKELKAKLTELETAQRAKTKATIQQLESKINNLDEQLETEAKERFAQQKINRKLEKKLKELSLQLEDERRNSDQYKEQAEKVNARMKALKRQLDEAEEEISRHKAMKRKAQREMDDMLESQEELTREVANLKNKLRRGGPPISLSSTRLKRGSVQTGGSGDDSTTQDESIDGNS, from the exons ATGGCGGACGTCGACTCGAGGGTGGATCATTCGGATCCCGAATTGCGGTTCCTTTCCGTTGACAGGAATAATTTCAATGATCCTGCAACTCAGGCGGAATGGACGCAGAAAAAGCTGGTTTGGGTGCCTCACGAAACTCAGGGTTTCGTTGCAGCCGGGATAAAGGGTGAACGGGGTGATGAGGTCGAAGTGGAGATTGCCGAAACTGGAAAACGGGTCCTTGTCGCGAAAGACGATATTCAGAAGATGAATCCACCGAAATTTGATAAAGTTGAAGACATGGCTGAATTAACGTGCCTAAATGAAGCTTCGGTACTGCATAACCTCAAAGACAGATACTACTCCGGCCTCATTTAC ACATACTCAGGACTATTCTGCGTGGTGGTAAATCCATACAAGAGGCTGCCAATTTACACGGAAAAGATAATGGAGAGGTATAAGGGTATCAAGAGACACGAGGTTCCACCTCATGTTTTTGCTATTACGGACACTGCATATCGTTCTATGCTTCAAG ATCGCGAAGACCAGTCCATTCTATGCACCGGTGAATCCGGCGCTGGTAAAACTGAGAACACGAAAAAAGTAATTCAATACCTGGCATACGTCGCTGCTTCGAAACCAAAATCAAATGCG ACACCAAGTCCGGCATTAATCATA GGTGAATTGGAACAGCAACTCTTACAAGCGAATCCAATTTTAGAAGCTTTTGGGAATGCTAAAACAGTGAAGAATGACAACTCATCCCGATTT GGtaaatttattcgaataaacTTCGATGCCTCGGGTTACATTGCCGGTGCGAACATAGAGACTTATCTTCTGGAAAAGTCAAGAGCAATTCGACAAGCGAAAGATGAGAGAACCTTCCACATATTTTATCAACTCCTAGCGGGTGCCTCCGCTGATCAAAAAA agGAATTTATCTTGGAGGATCCGAAACACTATCCATTCCTTTCCAATGGCGCATTACCAGTTCCAGGAGTGGACGATTCAGCTGAGTTCTTCTCAACCGTGAAGTCCATGCATATCATGGGCATGACAAATGAAGATTTTTCTTCGATCTTTCGTATCGTGTCTGCGGTAATGTTATTTGGTTCTATGCAGTTCCGTCAAGAAAGGAACTCGGATCAAGCCACGTTACCGGACAATACTGTTGCTCAAAAAATTTCTCATTTACTCGGTTTGAGCGTAACAGAAATGACAAAAGCGTTTTTAAAACCAAGAATTAAAGTGGGTAGAGACTTCGTAACGAAAGCACAAACAAAAGAGCAAGTTGAATTTGCTGTAGAAGCAATTTCAAAAGCTTGCTATGAGAGAATGTTTAGGTGGCTTGTAAACCGAATCAACCGATCATTGGATCGGACAAAAAGACAAGGAGCAAGTTTTATCGGTATCTTAGATATGGCTGGTTTTGAAATATTCGAGTTGAACAGTTTCGAACAGTTATGCATTAATTATACTAACGAGAAGTTACAACAATTATTCAACCATACCATGTTCATTTTGGAACAAGAAGAATATCAAAGGGAAGGAATTGAATGGAAGTTTATTGATTTTGGATTAGATTTGCAACCAACTATTGATTTGATTGACAAACCGATGG GCATCATGGCTTTACTGGATGAAGAATGTTGGTTCCCTAAAGCAACAGATAAAacatttgttgaaaaattagtAGGTGCACATAGTGTACATCCAAAATTCATGAAAACAGACTTCAGAGGTGTGGCAGATTTTGCTATCATACATTATGCTGGAAAAGTTGATTATTCAGCTGCCAAATGGTTAATGAAAAATATGGATCCTTTGAATGAAAATGTTGTTAGCCTTTTACAAAATTCACAAGATCCTTTCGTTTGTCATATTTGGAAAGACGCAGAAATTGTTGGAATGGCTCAGCAAGCATTAACTGATACACAATTTGGTGCAAGAACAAGAAAAGGCATGTTCAGAACAGTTTCTCAACTGTACAAGGAACAATTAGCAAAATTAATGGTTACTTTAAGAAACACAAATCCTAATTTTGTAAGATGCATCATACCAAATCATGAAAAGAAGGCTGGAAAAATTGATGCACCATTGGTACTAGATCAATTGAGATGTAATGGAGTTTTAGAAGGAATTCGAATTTGCCGACAAGGATTTCCAAATAGAATACCATTTCAAGAATTCAGACAAAGATACGAACTTCTAACACCAAATGCTATTCCTAAAGGGTTTATGGATGGAAAGAAAGCTTGTGAGAAAATG ATTCAAGCTCTTGAACTTGACCCTAATCTTTATCGCGTTGGTCAATCAAAAATTTTCTTCCGTGCTGGAGTTTTGGCTCATCTTGAAGAAGAACGTGATTATAAAATTACTGACATAATTGTTAATTTCCAAGCATTCTGTCGTGGTTTTCTTGCTCGCAGAAATTATCAGAAACGTTTGCAACAGTTAAATGCTATTAGAATTATTCAAAGAAATTGTGCTGCTTATTTAAAACTTAGAAATTGGCAATGGTGGCGTTTGTATACGAAGGTGAAACCACTTCTGGAAGTGACAAAACAAGAGGAAAAATTGACTCAAAAAGAAGATGAATTGAAACAAGTACGGGACAAGTTAGAAATGCAATTACATTCTGCACAAGAATATGAACGAAAATATCAACAAGCTATGGAAGAAAAAACTATGTTAGCAGAACAATTACAAGCTGAAGTCGAATTATGTGCAGAAGCAGAAGAAATGCGAGCGAGATTAGCTGCCAGAAAGCAAGAACTAGAAGAGATTCTTCATGATTTGGAAACAAGAattgaagaggaagaagaaagaagtgcTGGATTGActcaagaaaaaaagaaattgcaatTAAATATAAGTGATCTTGAAGAGCAGTTAGAGGAGGAGGAAGCTGCTAGACAGAAATTACAGTTAGAGAAAGTACAATGTGATGCAAAAATCAAAAAACTTGAGGAAGACCTTGCACTTTCTGAGGATACAAATCAAAAATTGTTGAAGGAGAAAAAGATCCTTGAAGAAAGAGCAAATGATTTATCTCAGACACTTGctgaggaagaagaaaaagcgaAGCACTTATCCAAATTAAAAGCAAAACATGAAGCGACAATTGCAGATCTTGAAGAAAGGTTGTTGAAAGATCATCAACAAAGACAGGAAGTAGATAGATCAAAACGGAAAATAGAAACTGAAGTATCAGATTTGAAGGAACAACTTGCAGAAAGGAAGACACAG gtAGAAGAACTTCAACTGCAACTTGGTAAACGTGAAGAAGAATTAAATCAAGTAATGGCAAAAATGGATGAAGAAGGAGCAGCTAAAGCTCAAGCTCAAAAGGCACTTCGTGAATTAGAGTCTCAATTGGCCGAACTTCAAGAAGACTTAGAAGCTGAAAAGGCTGCTAGGGGAAAAGCAGAAAAACTAAAACGAGACTTAAATGAGGAATTAGAAGCAttgaaaaatgaattattaGATTCTTTAGATACAACTGCTGCACAGCAAGAATTAAGAAGCAAACGAGAACAGGAATTAGCAACATTAAAGAAGAatttagaagaagaaacatCAATACATGAAGCAACATTGGCGGATATGCGTCATAAGCACACGCAGGAATTGACTGCTTTGAACGAACAAATGGATGCATTGAAGAAAACTAAAGCTGTTTTAGAAAAAGCAAAGGGAACGTTGGAGGCTGAAAATGCTGATTTAGCTACAGAACTTAGATCTGTTGGTGCGAGCAGGCAGGAATCAGATAGAAGAAGAAAACAGGCTGAACAACAACTTGCTGAAGTAAATGCAAAACTTGCAGAAGTGGAAAGAAACAGGCAGGAACTGATAGAAAGAGTAACAAAATTACAACAAGAATCGGAAAGTATTATGCAACAATTAGAGGCAGCAGAGTTGAAAGCTTCTGCAGCCTTGAAAGCTTCAGCAACTTGCGAATCTCAATTTACAGAACTTCAGCAACAACTTGAAGAGGAAACAAGACAAAAATTAGCTTTAAGTTCAAAATTGAGAGCGTTAGAAAGTGAAAAGGAAAGTCTGCATGATCAattagaagaagaagaggaggcaAAGAGATGCTTAGATAAACAG GTTATGGGCTTAACTGTACAATTGGCTGAAGCAAAgaaaagagttgaggaagaaaCTGAAGCTGCTACAGCATTGGAAGAAGCAAGAAAACGGTGCATGAAAGACATTGAAGCACTTCAAAGACAAGTTGAAGAACTACAAGCTGCTAATGATAAATTAGacaaatcaaagaaaaagattCAAGCAGAATTAGAAGATAGTATCATTGAGCTCGAAGCGCAAAGAGCAAAGGTGCTGGAATTGgagaagaaacagaaaaatttCGATAAG gTGCTGGCTGAAGAAAAAGCAGTCTCTGAACAGTATGCAGAGCAACGTGATGCTGCCGAACGTGAGGCCCGTGAAAAAGAAACTCGTGTCTTATCCTTAACTCGAGAACTTGACGAAATGAATGAGAAAGTTGAAGAACTCGAACGAATTCGTCGAGGTCTCCAATCAGAATTGGACGAACTCGTAAACAATCAAGGAACAGCAGACAAAAATGTGCATGAACTAGAAAAAGCAAAACGTGCTCTTGAATCACAATTAGCGGAGCAACGTTCTCAAGTAGAAGAGCTCGAGGATGAGTTACAATTTACGGAAGATGCAAAGTTGCGTCTAGAAGTAAATATGCAAGCTCTAAGAGCCCAATTCGAGCGAGACTTGCAAGCTAAAGAAGAACAAGCTGAGGAGAAACGAAGAGGATTGGTGAAACAATTGCGCGATCTTGAAGCGGAATTAGAGGATGAAAGAAAACAAAGAGCTGCCGCTATTGCACAACGTAAAAAAATGGAAGCAGACTATAAAGATATTGAACAGCAATTGGAAATGCACAATAAGGTAAAAGAAGATGCACTGAAACAATTGAAAAAACTTCAAGTCCAAATAAAAGATTGCACTAGAGAAACTGAGGAAGCTAGAGCTGCCAGAGATGAACTTGCAGCAAGTGCTAAAGAAACTGAGAGAAAGGTAAAGAGTTTAGAAGCAGACTTGATGCAATTAACTGAAGATTATGCCAGCAGTGAACGCGCTAGAAGAGCTGctgagaacgaaagagacgaattACAGGAAGAACTCAATAATAACGCTAATAAGGGTACATTAATGTTGGATGAAAAACGTAGATTAGAAGCTAGAATAGCAACATTGGAAGAAGAGTTAGAAGAAGAGCAATCAAATGGTGAACTGCTAATGGATAGAGCTAGAAAAGCGCAAATAACTATCGAACAActaacaaatgatttaacgactGAGAGATCAACTACACAGAAATTGGAATCGCACAAATTGTTATTAGAAAGGCAAAATAAGGAGTTGAAGGCGAAACTCACAGAATTAGAAACTGCTCAAAGAGCAAAGACCAAAGCTACCATTCAACAATTAGAATCAAAGATTAATAATCTTGATGAACAATTAGAAACTGAAGCAAAAGAAAGATTTGCACAGCAGAAGATTAATAGAAAATTGGAGAAAAAGCTAAAGGAATTAAGTTTACAGCTAGAAGACGAAAGGAGAAATTCAGATCAATATAAAGAACAAGCAGAAAAAGTGAATGCTAGAATGAAAGCTTTGAAGAGACAGCTTGACGAAGCTGAAGAAGAAATTAGCAGGCATAAAGCAATGAAAAGGAAAGCGCAAAGAGAAATGGATGATATGCTTGAATCTCAAGAAGAGCTAACCAGAGAGGTTGCAaatcttaaaaataaattaag ACGAGGTGGTCCTCCAATAAGCCTTAGTTCGACGCGTCTGAAACGCGGCTCTGTTCAAACCGGTGGATCCGGCGACGATTCGACGACACAGGATGAAAGCATCGATG GAAACTCATAA